In Frondihabitans sp. PAMC 28766, a genomic segment contains:
- a CDS encoding 3-oxoacid CoA-transferase subunit B yields MTGTISRQDLAAVIARDIPEGAVVNLGIGAPTLVANFLDPDLEVILHTENGLLGMGPEPDADHIDPDLINAGKIPVTEVPGAAYFHQADSFGMMRGGHLDICVLGAFQVSATGDLANWSTGSPGAIPAVGGAMDLAIGAKQVFVMTDLLARDGSPKVVASCTFPLTGVACVDRVYTDHAVFDVTPDGLAVRQTFGGSTVDELRALTGLPLFDHSSESPQKGDLR; encoded by the coding sequence GTGACCGGCACCATCTCGCGGCAGGATCTCGCCGCCGTCATCGCCCGGGACATCCCGGAGGGCGCCGTGGTCAACCTCGGAATCGGTGCGCCGACGCTCGTCGCGAACTTCCTCGACCCCGACCTCGAGGTGATCCTGCACACCGAGAACGGCCTGCTCGGCATGGGCCCCGAGCCCGACGCCGACCACATCGACCCCGACCTCATCAACGCGGGCAAGATCCCCGTCACCGAGGTGCCCGGGGCCGCCTACTTCCATCAGGCCGACTCGTTCGGAATGATGCGCGGCGGCCACCTCGACATCTGCGTGCTCGGTGCCTTCCAGGTCTCGGCCACCGGTGACCTGGCCAACTGGAGCACCGGCTCGCCGGGCGCGATCCCCGCGGTCGGCGGGGCCATGGACCTGGCGATCGGCGCCAAGCAGGTCTTCGTCATGACCGACCTGCTCGCGCGTGACGGCTCGCCCAAGGTCGTCGCCTCCTGCACCTTCCCGCTGACCGGCGTGGCGTGCGTCGACCGCGTCTACACCGACCACGCCGTGTTCGACGTGACGCCCGACGGCCTCGCCGTTCGGCAGACCTTCGGCGGCTCCACGGTCGACGAGCTGCGCGCCCTCACCGGCCTGCCGCTTTTCGATCATTCAAGCGAATCACCTCAGAAAGGCGACCTCCGATGA